Proteins from a genomic interval of Crassostrea angulata isolate pt1a10 chromosome 7, ASM2561291v2, whole genome shotgun sequence:
- the LOC128155509 gene encoding kinesin-like protein KIF14 isoform X4 has protein sequence MMKTGHFEFVYPATPRRLRTRTNKGVKDGRRATLESHIDMTMSSPDQLYNSNMRTPARRYTLDDKLLATPECYSAVQMDLPRYEMMLDKESTVYEEDSSSVMVAVRVRPYSTRELSDANVRCVVSMDGNETVVRSLDSGHHYRFNFDFSFWSFDSTHRDFAGQEQVYRQLAQPLLVKAFEGYNTCLFAYGQTGSGKSYSIMGHGSEVGIIPRFCEELFSRAYHDQEVTRDSEMVKINVEISFFEIYNEKIHDLLASSKEKGGKKPTLKVREHPVLGPYVEGLSTYVVNSFEDVEGWITLGNKNRATAATGMNDKSSRSHSVFTLVLTQTRDLMCETETEEIEGIQHDHSITSKINLVDLAGSERQSQAQTSGERLREGANINKSLLTLGKVISSLSEQSIMGAKKKKSFIPYRDSVLTWLLKESLGGNSKTAMIATISPSHHHIEETLSTLRYAKQARAIVNLARVNEDPKARMIRELKAEIDRLRSQSGVMNEEQQSASLAEITALKEKLAVREKEMEEMTRSWLEKLRLSEERKVEEAKQLEKAGITFKVDNKLPNLVNLNEDPQLSEMLLYVIKEGQTRVGRMCPSSKHEIQLNGALIADNHCIINNEECVVSITPIDDSPTYVNGNLVSEPAILHHGDRVILGGDHYFRFNHPIEVSNKQTTPAQQEMKDFEFAKQEVQRVQEARLQAELEEARKQAQEEMFLELEKAKREAEMEWNSRKTGYEDKLIELEQSRQEAQEFIQKLQKQKMLLEQEVLAGRKRQQLEAKAAEKVASQPDSARGSRLLEFLESEKQKAAQRIEEVKQRRSEMMSITRRNGFLESGKTDLYKVALLLREANKISQLLKKHTTFCRFDYLEDDKMKTKIKVTNTKLGVCTFWSIVKFEDKLMQMRDLYQNDADSSADDELFNDPSDKWEQDLSNTPGRSPKSRLHRRSSVTSPYRASVSSFNASLMKGSVSSMPDCLCPHHSQSESVLNVYKSHALAIMDNFHSLHMEESVADKITSSCSKIKSAVLRITDYHSCVHNDSISDGQPDEVIQTEGLELVSNLQCLTACSAVWSSMYMREQLQSAIIHDLTHKLRDQVKAIGNQVVLFFQGCEGEIESLIQESSSNIIDNVMSVCRITGELALATDTRMVSLEVFQMDDSSTIDKLSAEVCQSFLVGCDELVDKSLQGAISSLEELEAKAQQLGDVSAAKINLGEVPRSVEIIISSARDLLEKCQEVQVEIDMSVREGFQSIPASFYSLSYKRCRGLVTQISNLLETVNLLMQSVQPVVQGKDNDVRKLCRCAELIQKGALRLISTTSKDKVKDGDLSDISVLSNSQYEQLELAARELCSATKSLIEQTEKVAQIETPVTTPRGKRLLPVSPDKALASSLKRNISIIRTPIRNGDSGQKH, from the exons ATGATGAAGACAGGGCACTTTGAATTTGTTTATCCCGCCACGCCGAGGAGATTAAGGACAAGAACAAACAAAGGAG TGAAAGATGGACGTCGAGCGACGTTGGAGAGTCATATAGATATGACAATGTCCAGCCCGGACCAACTTTATAACTCTAACATGAGGACCCCAGCTAGGAGATACACCCTGGACGATAAATTACTGGCTACGCCAGAGTGTTATTCCGCAGTTCAGATGGACCTGCCGCGGTACGAGATGATGCTCGATAAAGAAAGCACTGTGTATGAGGAGGACAGCTCCAGTGTGATGGTGGCCGTGCGAGTTCGTCCTTATAGTACAAG AGAACTGAGCGATGCCAATGTCCGCTGTGTGGTATCCATGGATGGTAACGAGACGGTGGTGCGGTCTCTGGACAGCGGTCACCACTACCGCTTCAACTTTGACTTCTCCTTCTGGTCATTTGACAGTACCCACCGGGACTTTGCCGGTCAGGAGCAGGTATACAGACAGTTGGCCCAGCCCCTACTGGTCAAGGCGTTCGAGGGCTACAACACTTGTTTGTTTGCGTATGGTCAAACTGGCAGTGGGAAAAGTTACAG CATCATGGGACATGGGAGTGAAGTAGGAATCATTCCCCGGTTCTGCGAGGAGTTATTTTCCAGGGCCTACCACGACCAAGAGGTTACGAGGGACTCTGAAATG GTGAAGATCAATGTTGAGATTTCCTTCTTTGAGATCTACAATGAGAAGATTCACGATCTGTTGGCCTCCTCCAAGGAGAAGGGAGGAAAGAAACCTACG CTTAAAGTACGAGAACACCCTGTCTTGGGACCTTACGTTGAAGGACTCTCTACTTATGTTGTCAACTCCTTTGAAGATGTAGAG GGATGGATAACTCTTGGAAACAAAAACCGCGCAACGGCAGCTACAGGAATGAACGATAAGAGCAGTAGATCTCACTCCGTCTTCACCCTTGTTCTTACACAGACCAGG GACCTAATGTGTGAAACAGAG ACGGAGGAGATTGAGGGCATTCAACACGACCATTCCATCACCAGTAAGATTAACCTGGTTGATCTGGCCGGGAGTGAGAGGCAGTCCCAGGCTCAGACCTCGGGGGAGAGGCTCAGG gAAGGTGCTAACATAAACAAATCCCTTTTGACCTTGGGGAAGGTTATTTCCTCTCTCTCGGAGCAGTCCATTATGGGGGCCAAGAAGAAAAAGTCTTTCATCCCGTACCGGGATTCAGTTCTCACCTG GCTTTTGAAGGAGAGTTTGGGAGGAAACTCCAAGACAGCAATGATCGCCACCATCAGCCCCTCCCATCACCACATCGAGGAGACCCTCAGTACTCTTAG ATATGCAAAACAAGCTCGAGCCATTGTGAATTTGGCACGTGTGAATGAAGATCCTAAAGCTAGAATGATCAGAG AATTGAAGGCGGAGATTGATCGCCTGAGGAGTCAGAGCGGGGTCATGAATGAGGAGCAACAGTCGGCGAGTCTAGCGGAAATCACAGCCCTGAAGGAAAAACTGGCGGTCAGGGAGAAAGAGATGGAGGAAATGACAAG ATCCTGGTTAGAGAAACTGAGGCTTTCTGAGGAGAGAAAAGTAGAAGAGGCTAAACAATTAgag AAAGCTGGCATCACCTTCAAGGTGGACAACAAACTGCCTAACCTGGTGAATCTGAACGAGGACCCCCAGCTGTCGGAGATGTTACTGTATGTCATCAAAGAGGGACAGACCAGGGTCGGGAGAATGTGTCCCAGCTCCAAGCATGAGATACAGCTCAATGGGGCCCTGATAGCCGACAATCACTG TATCATAAACAATGAAGAATGTGTTGTAAGCATCACTCCAATTGATGACTCCCCAACCTACGTCAACGGAAATCTGGTCTCAGAACCAGCAATTCTTCACCAT GGTGACAGAGTCATATTGGGTGGAGACCATTATTTCAG GTTTAACCATCCTATTGAAGTAAGCAACAAGCAGACAACACCAGCCCAGCAGGAAATGAAGGACTTTGAGTTTGCTAAACAAGAAGTCCAGAGAGTGCAAGAAGCAAG GTTGCAGGCTGAGCTTGAGGAAGCAAGGAAACAAGCTCAGGAAGAGATGTTCTTAGAGCTGGAGAAAGCGAAGCGGGAAGCTGAGATGGAATGGAACTCCAGGAAAACTGGATATGAGGACAAACTGATAGAGCTGGAGCAGTCGCGACAGGAGGCTCAGGAGTTCATACAGAAACTTCAGAAACAAAAAATG ctcttAGAACAAGAAGTTCTTGCAGGTAGAAAGAGACAGCAGCTTGAAGCTAAAGCTGCTGAAAAA GTAGCAAGTCAGCCAGATTCTGCGAGAGGTTCCAGGCTTTTGGAGTTTTTAGAGTCTGAGAAACAGAAAGCAGCTCAGAGGATTGAGGAAGTGAAACAACGGAGATCGGAGATGATGTCCATTACACGTCGTAATGGCTTCCTTGAATCGGGGAAAACTGATCTGTATAAAGTAGCTCTACTGCTCAGAGAGGCCAACAAAATTAGTCAGCTGCTTAAGAAACACACA ACATTCTGTAGGTTTGATTATCTGGAAGATGACAAAATGAAAACCAAGATAAAAGTGACCAACACAAAGCTCGGAGTCTGCACCTTCTGGTCCATCGTCAAGTTTGAGGACAAACTGATGCAGATGAGAGACCTATACCAG aATGATGCTGATAGTTCTGCTGATGATGAGTTATTCAATGATCCTAGTGATAAATGGGAGCAGGACCTATCTAATACTCCAGGGAGATCTCCAAAGAG TCGGCTTCATCGTAGATCTTCCGTAACATCGCCTTACAGAGCTAGTGTGTCAAGTTTCAATGCCAGCCTTATGAAAG gttcagtGAGCAGTATGCCAGACTGTCTCTGTCCCCACCACAGCCAATCAGAATCTGTTCTCAATGTGTACAAATCACATGCTCTTGCAATTATGGACAACTTCCACT CCCTGCATATGGAGGAGAGCGTGGCAGACAAAATCACCAGTTCCTGCAGCAAGATCAAGAGCGCTGTCCTCAGGATCACGGACTACCACAGCTGTGTTCACAATGACAGCATTTCAG aTGGTCAGCCAGATGAAGTGATTCAGACCGAGGGACTTGAGCTGGTGTCCAACCTCCAGTGTCTGACGGCCTGTTCTGCTGTCTGGTCCTCCATGTACATGAGGGAACAGCTCCAGTCAGCCATCATACACGACCTGACCCATAAACTGAGGGACCAGGTCAAGGCCATTGGAAACCAAGTAGTTCTCTTCTTCCAG GGGTGTGAAGGAGAGATCGAGAGCTTGATCCAGGAGTCAAGTTCTAATATCATAGACAATGTAATGAGTGTATGTCGGATCACAGGGGAGTTAGCCCTTGCTACAGACACTAGGATGGTCAGTCTAGAGGTGTTCCAAATGGATGATTCATCAACAATAGACAAG TTAAGTGCAGAAGTGTGTCAGTCGTTCCTGGTTGGGTGTGATGAACTTGTAGACAAGAGCTTACAAGGGGCCATTTCTTCTCTGGAGGAACTCGAAGCCAAGGCTCAGCAACTGGGGGACGTCTCAGCAGCAAAAATT AATTTAGGAGAGGTACCCAGAAGTGTTGAAATTATCATTAGCTCAGCCCGAGATTTGCTTGAAAAATGTCAGGAGGTTCAA GTGGAGATTGACATGAGTGTTAGGGAGGGCTTCCAGTCCATCCCTGCCTCCTTCTACAGCTTGAGTTACAAGCGATGTCGCGGCCTGGTGACCCAGATCAGTAACCTCCTTGAAACGGTCAATCTTCTGATGCAGAGTGTTCAGCCTGTTGTTCAAG gTAAAGACAATGATGTAAGAAAACTATGTCGATGTGCAGAATTAATACAGAAAGGCGCACTACGTTTAATTTCTACGACCTCTAAAGACAAGGTCAAGGACGGAGATCTGTCGGACATTTCTGTGTTATCGAACTCCCAGTATGAGCAACTGGAGCTTGCCGCAAGAGAATTGTGTTCAGCGACGAAATCATTGATTGAGCAAACTGAGAAAGTGGCCCAAATAGAGACCCCCGTC
- the LOC128155509 gene encoding kinesin-like protein KIF14 isoform X1 → MSSTPVGAQRSKSMKGKRVLPVVPGGTPRDKSPSVTRSVTFNRETVETSIGGTQSIARLKHDPLSLSISMSVNEDNSTSISSTSEEESVLREKIPTPRQPSRLPVYRSPSGGNTPRSKSPLSWNVDNKENFLTPVKDGRRATLESHIDMTMSSPDQLYNSNMRTPARRYTLDDKLLATPECYSAVQMDLPRYEMMLDKESTVYEEDSSSVMVAVRVRPYSTRELSDANVRCVVSMDGNETVVRSLDSGHHYRFNFDFSFWSFDSTHRDFAGQEQVYRQLAQPLLVKAFEGYNTCLFAYGQTGSGKSYSIMGHGSEVGIIPRFCEELFSRAYHDQEVTRDSEMVKINVEISFFEIYNEKIHDLLASSKEKGGKKPTLKVREHPVLGPYVEGLSTYVVNSFEDVEGWITLGNKNRATAATGMNDKSSRSHSVFTLVLTQTRDLMCETETEEIEGIQHDHSITSKINLVDLAGSERQSQAQTSGERLREGANINKSLLTLGKVISSLSEQSIMGAKKKKSFIPYRDSVLTWLLKESLGGNSKTAMIATISPSHHHIEETLSTLRYAKQARAIVNLARVNEDPKARMIRELKAEIDRLRSQSGVMNEEQQSASLAEITALKEKLAVREKEMEEMTRSWLEKLRLSEERKVEEAKQLEKAGITFKVDNKLPNLVNLNEDPQLSEMLLYVIKEGQTRVGRMCPSSKHEIQLNGALIADNHCIINNEECVVSITPIDDSPTYVNGNLVSEPAILHHGDRVILGGDHYFRFNHPIEVSNKQTTPAQQEMKDFEFAKQEVQRVQEARLQAELEEARKQAQEEMFLELEKAKREAEMEWNSRKTGYEDKLIELEQSRQEAQEFIQKLQKQKMLLEQEVLAGRKRQQLEAKAAEKVASQPDSARGSRLLEFLESEKQKAAQRIEEVKQRRSEMMSITRRNGFLESGKTDLYKVALLLREANKISQLLKKHTTFCRFDYLEDDKMKTKIKVTNTKLGVCTFWSIVKFEDKLMQMRDLYQNDADSSADDELFNDPSDKWEQDLSNTPGRSPKSRLHRRSSVTSPYRASVSSFNASLMKGSVSSMPDCLCPHHSQSESVLNVYKSHALAIMDNFHSLHMEESVADKITSSCSKIKSAVLRITDYHSCVHNDSISDGQPDEVIQTEGLELVSNLQCLTACSAVWSSMYMREQLQSAIIHDLTHKLRDQVKAIGNQVVLFFQGCEGEIESLIQESSSNIIDNVMSVCRITGELALATDTRMVSLEVFQMDDSSTIDKLSAEVCQSFLVGCDELVDKSLQGAISSLEELEAKAQQLGDVSAAKINLGEVPRSVEIIISSARDLLEKCQEVQVEIDMSVREGFQSIPASFYSLSYKRCRGLVTQISNLLETVNLLMQSVQPVVQGKDNDVRKLCRCAELIQKGALRLISTTSKDKVKDGDLSDISVLSNSQYEQLELAARELCSATKSLIEQTEKVAQIETPVTTPRGKRLLPVSPDKALASSLKRNISIIRTPIRNGDSGQKH, encoded by the exons ATGTCTTCAACACCGGTGGGTGCTCAAAGAAGTAAATCCATGAAAGGAAAACGTGTTTTACCGGTGGTACCTGGGGGTACACCGCGGGATAAATCTCCATCGGTGACCAGGTCTGTCACCTTCAACCGGGAAACGGTCGAAACATCAATTGGGGGGACTCAAAGTATCGCTCGACTCAAGCATGACCCACTTAGTCTGTCCATTAGTATGTCTGTTAATGAGGACAACAGCACGTCAATATCATCAACATCTGAGGAGGAGTCGGTGTTACGTGAAAAAATCCCCACCCCCAGACAGCCCAGCCGCCTCCCCGTGTATAGGTCCCCCAGTGGGGGGAATACCCCTAGATCTAAGTCCCCCCTCTCATGGAATGTagataataaagaaaattttcttaCACCAGTGAAAGATGGACGTCGAGCGACGTTGGAGAGTCATATAGATATGACAATGTCCAGCCCGGACCAACTTTATAACTCTAACATGAGGACCCCAGCTAGGAGATACACCCTGGACGATAAATTACTGGCTACGCCAGAGTGTTATTCCGCAGTTCAGATGGACCTGCCGCGGTACGAGATGATGCTCGATAAAGAAAGCACTGTGTATGAGGAGGACAGCTCCAGTGTGATGGTGGCCGTGCGAGTTCGTCCTTATAGTACAAG AGAACTGAGCGATGCCAATGTCCGCTGTGTGGTATCCATGGATGGTAACGAGACGGTGGTGCGGTCTCTGGACAGCGGTCACCACTACCGCTTCAACTTTGACTTCTCCTTCTGGTCATTTGACAGTACCCACCGGGACTTTGCCGGTCAGGAGCAGGTATACAGACAGTTGGCCCAGCCCCTACTGGTCAAGGCGTTCGAGGGCTACAACACTTGTTTGTTTGCGTATGGTCAAACTGGCAGTGGGAAAAGTTACAG CATCATGGGACATGGGAGTGAAGTAGGAATCATTCCCCGGTTCTGCGAGGAGTTATTTTCCAGGGCCTACCACGACCAAGAGGTTACGAGGGACTCTGAAATG GTGAAGATCAATGTTGAGATTTCCTTCTTTGAGATCTACAATGAGAAGATTCACGATCTGTTGGCCTCCTCCAAGGAGAAGGGAGGAAAGAAACCTACG CTTAAAGTACGAGAACACCCTGTCTTGGGACCTTACGTTGAAGGACTCTCTACTTATGTTGTCAACTCCTTTGAAGATGTAGAG GGATGGATAACTCTTGGAAACAAAAACCGCGCAACGGCAGCTACAGGAATGAACGATAAGAGCAGTAGATCTCACTCCGTCTTCACCCTTGTTCTTACACAGACCAGG GACCTAATGTGTGAAACAGAG ACGGAGGAGATTGAGGGCATTCAACACGACCATTCCATCACCAGTAAGATTAACCTGGTTGATCTGGCCGGGAGTGAGAGGCAGTCCCAGGCTCAGACCTCGGGGGAGAGGCTCAGG gAAGGTGCTAACATAAACAAATCCCTTTTGACCTTGGGGAAGGTTATTTCCTCTCTCTCGGAGCAGTCCATTATGGGGGCCAAGAAGAAAAAGTCTTTCATCCCGTACCGGGATTCAGTTCTCACCTG GCTTTTGAAGGAGAGTTTGGGAGGAAACTCCAAGACAGCAATGATCGCCACCATCAGCCCCTCCCATCACCACATCGAGGAGACCCTCAGTACTCTTAG ATATGCAAAACAAGCTCGAGCCATTGTGAATTTGGCACGTGTGAATGAAGATCCTAAAGCTAGAATGATCAGAG AATTGAAGGCGGAGATTGATCGCCTGAGGAGTCAGAGCGGGGTCATGAATGAGGAGCAACAGTCGGCGAGTCTAGCGGAAATCACAGCCCTGAAGGAAAAACTGGCGGTCAGGGAGAAAGAGATGGAGGAAATGACAAG ATCCTGGTTAGAGAAACTGAGGCTTTCTGAGGAGAGAAAAGTAGAAGAGGCTAAACAATTAgag AAAGCTGGCATCACCTTCAAGGTGGACAACAAACTGCCTAACCTGGTGAATCTGAACGAGGACCCCCAGCTGTCGGAGATGTTACTGTATGTCATCAAAGAGGGACAGACCAGGGTCGGGAGAATGTGTCCCAGCTCCAAGCATGAGATACAGCTCAATGGGGCCCTGATAGCCGACAATCACTG TATCATAAACAATGAAGAATGTGTTGTAAGCATCACTCCAATTGATGACTCCCCAACCTACGTCAACGGAAATCTGGTCTCAGAACCAGCAATTCTTCACCAT GGTGACAGAGTCATATTGGGTGGAGACCATTATTTCAG GTTTAACCATCCTATTGAAGTAAGCAACAAGCAGACAACACCAGCCCAGCAGGAAATGAAGGACTTTGAGTTTGCTAAACAAGAAGTCCAGAGAGTGCAAGAAGCAAG GTTGCAGGCTGAGCTTGAGGAAGCAAGGAAACAAGCTCAGGAAGAGATGTTCTTAGAGCTGGAGAAAGCGAAGCGGGAAGCTGAGATGGAATGGAACTCCAGGAAAACTGGATATGAGGACAAACTGATAGAGCTGGAGCAGTCGCGACAGGAGGCTCAGGAGTTCATACAGAAACTTCAGAAACAAAAAATG ctcttAGAACAAGAAGTTCTTGCAGGTAGAAAGAGACAGCAGCTTGAAGCTAAAGCTGCTGAAAAA GTAGCAAGTCAGCCAGATTCTGCGAGAGGTTCCAGGCTTTTGGAGTTTTTAGAGTCTGAGAAACAGAAAGCAGCTCAGAGGATTGAGGAAGTGAAACAACGGAGATCGGAGATGATGTCCATTACACGTCGTAATGGCTTCCTTGAATCGGGGAAAACTGATCTGTATAAAGTAGCTCTACTGCTCAGAGAGGCCAACAAAATTAGTCAGCTGCTTAAGAAACACACA ACATTCTGTAGGTTTGATTATCTGGAAGATGACAAAATGAAAACCAAGATAAAAGTGACCAACACAAAGCTCGGAGTCTGCACCTTCTGGTCCATCGTCAAGTTTGAGGACAAACTGATGCAGATGAGAGACCTATACCAG aATGATGCTGATAGTTCTGCTGATGATGAGTTATTCAATGATCCTAGTGATAAATGGGAGCAGGACCTATCTAATACTCCAGGGAGATCTCCAAAGAG TCGGCTTCATCGTAGATCTTCCGTAACATCGCCTTACAGAGCTAGTGTGTCAAGTTTCAATGCCAGCCTTATGAAAG gttcagtGAGCAGTATGCCAGACTGTCTCTGTCCCCACCACAGCCAATCAGAATCTGTTCTCAATGTGTACAAATCACATGCTCTTGCAATTATGGACAACTTCCACT CCCTGCATATGGAGGAGAGCGTGGCAGACAAAATCACCAGTTCCTGCAGCAAGATCAAGAGCGCTGTCCTCAGGATCACGGACTACCACAGCTGTGTTCACAATGACAGCATTTCAG aTGGTCAGCCAGATGAAGTGATTCAGACCGAGGGACTTGAGCTGGTGTCCAACCTCCAGTGTCTGACGGCCTGTTCTGCTGTCTGGTCCTCCATGTACATGAGGGAACAGCTCCAGTCAGCCATCATACACGACCTGACCCATAAACTGAGGGACCAGGTCAAGGCCATTGGAAACCAAGTAGTTCTCTTCTTCCAG GGGTGTGAAGGAGAGATCGAGAGCTTGATCCAGGAGTCAAGTTCTAATATCATAGACAATGTAATGAGTGTATGTCGGATCACAGGGGAGTTAGCCCTTGCTACAGACACTAGGATGGTCAGTCTAGAGGTGTTCCAAATGGATGATTCATCAACAATAGACAAG TTAAGTGCAGAAGTGTGTCAGTCGTTCCTGGTTGGGTGTGATGAACTTGTAGACAAGAGCTTACAAGGGGCCATTTCTTCTCTGGAGGAACTCGAAGCCAAGGCTCAGCAACTGGGGGACGTCTCAGCAGCAAAAATT AATTTAGGAGAGGTACCCAGAAGTGTTGAAATTATCATTAGCTCAGCCCGAGATTTGCTTGAAAAATGTCAGGAGGTTCAA GTGGAGATTGACATGAGTGTTAGGGAGGGCTTCCAGTCCATCCCTGCCTCCTTCTACAGCTTGAGTTACAAGCGATGTCGCGGCCTGGTGACCCAGATCAGTAACCTCCTTGAAACGGTCAATCTTCTGATGCAGAGTGTTCAGCCTGTTGTTCAAG gTAAAGACAATGATGTAAGAAAACTATGTCGATGTGCAGAATTAATACAGAAAGGCGCACTACGTTTAATTTCTACGACCTCTAAAGACAAGGTCAAGGACGGAGATCTGTCGGACATTTCTGTGTTATCGAACTCCCAGTATGAGCAACTGGAGCTTGCCGCAAGAGAATTGTGTTCAGCGACGAAATCATTGATTGAGCAAACTGAGAAAGTGGCCCAAATAGAGACCCCCGTC